From the genome of Geothrix sp. 21YS21S-4, one region includes:
- a CDS encoding RHS repeat-associated core domain-containing protein, whose amino-acid sequence MIYIQGDQVGSPNLITNASGVLVNRTKNLPFGERLVDGLPGAPKSLRRFTNHEEDPDSNAIYMQARTYLAGYGKFAQVDPAYDQTKDDPETWNLYNYVTNNPVTKTDPDGRMTSQGAMLLSTGSYMDKDGHVHFAEDMVSGAAQQSKAATEPPEQRTTVTAEGNQGTAGGAQGGGGTPIEAQRPSVETGGIPALTSEQQNGTKDVLSGSGALMKNGTPPLQPSPDQDVVTLVSRPVDTTGMGGVKGLVVGMFEHSGTVIQTKTGDYVVQSGPAQDGSGQNLANVQRFDSGKGVSTFAQGGQVTIVAKWFVSSGSITPAMVNGLVKQWNGMNHPYNAQNGSTTCNTFSRWFEGRLGLQVPSNTSFWMRGWNTVIP is encoded by the coding sequence GTGATCTACATCCAGGGGGATCAGGTGGGCAGCCCCAACCTGATCACGAATGCCAGCGGGGTTCTCGTGAACCGGACCAAGAACCTGCCCTTCGGGGAACGGCTGGTGGACGGGTTGCCCGGCGCGCCCAAGAGCCTGCGGCGGTTCACCAACCACGAGGAGGACCCCGATTCCAACGCGATCTACATGCAGGCAAGGACCTACCTCGCAGGCTACGGCAAGTTCGCCCAAGTGGATCCCGCTTACGACCAGACCAAGGACGATCCTGAAACGTGGAACCTCTACAATTACGTCACGAACAATCCTGTCACCAAGACTGATCCCGATGGGCGAATGACCTCCCAAGGCGCCATGCTCCTTTCCACGGGTTCCTACATGGACAAGGATGGCCACGTGCATTTCGCGGAGGACATGGTTAGTGGAGCTGCACAGCAATCGAAGGCGGCCACCGAGCCTCCCGAGCAACGCACGACCGTGACGGCGGAGGGGAATCAAGGAACTGCCGGCGGAGCGCAAGGAGGGGGTGGTACTCCCATAGAAGCGCAGAGGCCGTCAGTGGAAACGGGCGGAATCCCAGCCCTGACATCTGAACAACAGAATGGGACGAAAGATGTCCTTAGCGGTTCCGGGGCCCTGATGAAGAACGGGACCCCTCCACTCCAGCCGAGCCCAGATCAGGACGTGGTGACTCTCGTGAGTCGCCCGGTTGATACAACTGGAATGGGGGGAGTGAAGGGTTTAGTTGTGGGGATGTTCGAGCACTCCGGGACGGTGATTCAGACAAAAACCGGAGATTACGTGGTGCAATCGGGGCCTGCTCAGGATGGATCGGGGCAGAATCTGGCCAATGTACAGCGTTTTGATTCAGGCAAGGGAGTATCTACCTTTGCGCAGGGTGGGCAGGTGACAATTGTTGCCAAATGGTTTGTCTCATCGGGTAGCATTACGCCTGCAATGGTGAATGGGTTGGTTAAACAATGGAACGGAATGAACCACCCCTATAACGCTCAAAATGGGAGTACCACCTGCAATACATTCTCCAGGTGGTTTGAGGGGAGGCTTGGGCTTCAAGTCCCCTCTAACACTTCCTTCTGGATGCGTGGGTGGAATACGGTGATTCCATGA